The stretch of DNA CCAATGGGAGCAAGAAAGCTGAGCGGCAGAAATTCTCCCCCTACTGAGGCCGGCTGAGGCACAGGCGCAGGGGCAGGCAGGACCACCGGTAGGGGGCTGCCTCTGCACCCTCCCTGCCCAAGGAGACTCCACCCTGGGGTCCCAAATGCCACTAATGCCCAGACGCATGGatgcacccccccacccagcccgggTCTGTGGGAGTTCCTCCTCTTGGAGTGGGAGCAGCTTCTGGCCCAGGGTCTGGGAGCCGCAGCCGCCCCAGGGTACGGGGCTCCACCCCCTGTAGCTCTATGCTTGGATGCAGGGAACATCCTTAGTGCCCCCACTTCAGAGGGTCACTCATGCACTCCCCATCCCTTAGGGCTTCCCAGCCTACTGGCCCCCCTGTGGGGATCAGGGAggagggccgggggtgggggtggctgggggccatgcttctctccccacctccctgcagaTTCCTGCTGCTTCCACTGATACCCTTTTGACTGGAATGGACTGGCTGGGCTTGGCAGAGGGCAACCCAAAGAGGGGACCCTGCCGGCAGCTGGGGGAGTGGCATGGAGGCAGGGGCCGAATTCTCAGCAGCAGACACTCTGTACAGTTTTTTCAATCCCTGTTTTTGAATAAATATTCTCAGAGACCAGGAAGCTGTGAAACATTGTGGGTGTTGGCAAAACCTCCAGAGAATGGGTGTGGCCGAGTCCCCAGAGGACCCCATCTGTGAATCCACCATTGGGTCTTGGCCCCTTCCACATGCCAGTTCTGGGGCTTCAGGGCCCTTCTGCATCCTGTTGTCCAGCCTCCTGCCTCTGGCACCGCACTGATCCAGTTGCCTTCTGGGCATTTCAGAGGCTGGCAGAGGTGTTCCAGTATCTTTGTCCCACCTCTTCCTGGTGCAGATGTCGGGAAGTCCTTCTGAGTGTCTCTCCACTGGTTCCTCCTGCTGTGGCTGTTACCTAGATCTTGCCCTGCTTCGTCCATCCCTTTGGCTGTAAGCCCTTAGGGTCCTCTTCATGGTTCAGcccacctcctctccttccttgggCTGGGGACTCTCCATGAGTGTCCAAACCACCTAAGCCGAAGGAGCCCTTAGAGACAGTCCAGGGTACAGATGGGAACACGGGTCTGGCTAAGAGTAGGTCTGTATACAAGACTCTGCAGAGTAGGGATCCAGAACCCAGGATTCCTATCTCCCAGAAGCCTCTTGGTAGGCTGCAGGCCCCCTTTCCCCGGTTCCGGAGCCAGGAATCCAGACAGGACACCTGCAGGGAACTGTGTAGGAGGTTGGAGGGCTCCTGATACTACCATCCCTTCTCCAGTCTCAGCTCAGCATGGGAGACTGATCTCCTTTCAGGTGGCCCCCGGCATGCTCAGGCTCTCCCCTCTTGGCAAATCTGGGGCTTGTTCTGGTGCTTCGGAaaggcccagggcagggctctcTGACCGTCCCCGGAGGTGCTGCAGAAGCGCCCGCAGGTGCCAGGTCCGCGGAGCGCAGGCCCTCGGGGACCTGGGCAGCGCCTGACGGGCGAGGCGACCTAGTGCCCTGCGCACGGGGCGCTGCAGCAGGCCATACAGGAATGGGTGAGCCGCGAAGGCCGAGTAGGCCACCCAGGTGACGGGCGCCTCGGCCACTGCAGCCTGCGCGGCGGGCGCCAGGCACGCACAGCCGTAAGGCAGCCAGCAGGCTGCAAACTGGCCCACGGCCAGCGCCGGGGCCAGGGCGGCTTTGCCCCCAGGCAGGCGAGGCCGGAGCGGCGGCAGGATGGAGAGGCGGCTATCCAGAGAGTCGGAGCGCGGCCGGGAGAAGCGCGCGGGCCGCGGGGGCCGCAGGGCCGCGCGGCGCGCCACGAGGAAGATGCCACTGTAGGCGCCGAGCAGTAGGAGCGCGGGCAGCGCGAAGGCCAGCAGCGCCCAGAGCGGCCGGAAGGGCGCGAGGCCGCCCGCTAGGACCGAGCAGCGCGCGGGAGCAGggggcggcgcgggcggcggcccGAGCAGGGAAAGCGCGCCCAGCAGCCCCGCGGCGGCCCACACAGCGGTGAGCACCAGGCCCGGCGGAGGCCGCGCGCCGGGCCGCAGCGGGTGCACTATGAGGCGGTAGCGCGCCAGGCCGAGCGCCGCCACCCCGAGCGTGCAGGCGGGCAGCAGCGCCGCCGAGAGGAAGCGCGCCGCGCGGCACGGTGCGGGGCCCAGGCGCACGCGGCCCAGCCCGGGCGGCGGCGCGGCCAGCAGGCCCAGCGGCATGATGGAGGCGGCCGCCAGCAGGTCCACGACGCACAGGTGCACCAGGTAGAGCGCGTCGCGCAGTCCCGGCGTGCGCAGCACCACGACCAGCAGCGCGCCGTTGCCCAGTAGGGCTGCTGCCTCCACGACGGCCGCCAGGATCAACCCCACTGAGCCTGCGACTTCTGAGGTGTTCAGCCCTGTGGTGTTGGCCATTCGAGCACTCAGGCTTCACCCCGTGCTGGGCTGCAGAGAGGGAAACGGAGCATCTGCCCTCCCCCCTTCCCATCACCTGTCCCTTGCTCCTCTGGCCCTTCTCCTCAGAGGCAGCCGCCGCGCTGGCTCCGTTGCCCAGGCTGCCATCCTCTCACAGGGTCTTGGCCGGCCCCATGGAGAGGTGCAAGGTTGGGACTTCAGCTCTCTCCTCTGTCCCGGCAACTCAGCCTCTGCTGGAGATGGTACTGGCTGACACTCTGCTGTTGCCCTTTAGAGACACAGAGCTGGCAAGGGAGGAGCAGGGCCTGGCACCAGCCCCCTGGGTCCTAGCAGCTGCCAGCTGCTGGTGGGAGGCTGTGCTGTGGAAGTGCTTCGGGTGCCTCTGGAGGGGGGCCCAGAGCAGGCACAGGCTGGAGTCTAGTCTGAGGACATCAGAATGTGGGCTTTGGAGTCTGCCCCACCCTGCTCTGTTTTTCCCTGTAGTGGGAAGTAGCCCCCCACATGCTCTCCCCTCTCATCTCCATCAGCGGGAATAATCAGATCATTCAGCCTTTGTCCtgaggggaaactgaggtaccAGCGAGACAAGTGCTGAAGCAGGGAGGGCTCCGGGAGGGCTAGTTGTCTCAGAGAGGAAACTAGGTaaggtgagggggaaaaaatcatagGCCTTGGCGCATAGTAGGCTCTCAACCCGGATTAGCTTGGCAAAGAATAGGTCCTTCATGATACCATGTAGAGTTAATGAAAGTAGGCTTTGGGGAAAcagctgttttctgttttgttaaagattttattgatttatttgcgagagacctggaacacaagctgggggcaggggacagtgaggggcagaggcagagggagaagcagattccccactgagcagggagcctgtcatggggttccatcccaggaccccgggatcatggccagggtcctgggatagacagacgtttaactgactgaaccccccaggcagCCCACAGTTTTTGTTTCAATTgatgtatagttgacatacaatattacagATAACTttgggtgtacaacatagtgatttgacaattctatacattacaaaatgcccACCATGCTATGTGTAGTTAACCATCTCAAACTGCTGGGTTTTTTTAATGTCTTGCTGAGTactttttatctatctatctacacatctatctatctaaagtGGGCTCTAtaaccaacatggggcttgaacccataatCCTGAGGACAAGAATCACATACTCTACCTACTgaaccagtcaggtgccccttgactgCTGTGTTTTGTTTGGTATTCTTTTTGCTGTTAGCAAACCAGTCCCCTTCTGCTAGGAGCACCCTGAGTTTTCTTTAGGAAACCACCCATCCCCAACGCTCAGAGCTTATGATTTGGGTGGGCAAGATCCCTACCCTCTGTTCTCCTGATAAGGCACAAAACCCAGTCCTGGGCAGTCCGTGTATGACATCCTCCACAGCCAACGTGGTTGGCTCAGGGAAAGCCATGTGACTCCAATGGGGCATATGAAGTCACCCAGTCTCTCGTCAACACCCCACCTATACCCTGATGGCTTGGCTTGTATCTGAAGCTCCTTTCTCTCCCCAGGCTCTCCATCGTCTCCCTTAGTACTTTGACTATCGGGCCCCATAAATGTCCCATATCCAAAACAGAACCATGACTCTTGAGTCCTCCCCAACATGCTCCTGGCAGTCTCCCCCAGCTCAGCAAACTCCAGAAGTTTTCACGgatgcctcccttcccccagacccCACACCCAATCCATCAGTATCTGTGAATCCGGTCACGTTGCTCTACCACAACTCCCATGGTCCCAGCCACCACCACCTCACACTGACCCACTTCAGCATCCTCCCAACTGGTCTCCTGGCCTCTGCGACTGCACCTTATTCTGGTCAtttgcctgtttgtccccagacCCCTCCCCAGTCTTCCCCAGTGCTCCGCCCTCCAGGGAACTGTACTTCCCAGGTTCCTTTGCCATTGGTTTTTGGGCATATTCAGCCAACAGAAGTTACCAGCGGAAGACTGGAaggtggaaggagggaggaagccaAGGtattctccctctcatgctcagCCTGGGGCTCTGGGTGTACCTCTGCGGAGGACAGCCTCTCTTTCCTTCAGGCAGCCCCCTCTGTGGCTAGAGGTCTGCAGGGAGAGCTGGGCCTCTGCACAGTGGAATACCATTGCCTTCCAATTATCCTTCCTGCCCAAGGGTGGTAGCAGCTAATCTTTGCTAATCTTTGGCTCATCCCACCATCCCCTTTGATAGCTCAGTTTCTCTCCTCTATCACATTCCCCTTGTCTGGAATCCCGAGGGTGATTTCAGTTTTGCtgaccagattttaaaaaaatatatattttatttaaattcagttaatgaaCATATGGTGTGTTATTAacttcagaggtagagttcaatgattcatcatttgcatgtaacacccagtgcttattacatcacatgccctcctccaTGCCCATCATCCAGCtactccatcccccacccacctccccactgaCTGGATCTTGACTGACACACCTTCCAGTCCACGCCACAGAGTAGCTAAAGTGGTTCCCTTTAAAAACAAATCCGATCATGTCACGACCCTGCTGTCATCCCTCTAAGAGCTTCCCATCATCATTTTAGACTCTCAGCTCCTCGGTGCTCAGGTAGCCTTCTCTCCACCCCTCTGACCTCACAGTCCTTGCTGACTGTACTTCCAAGCCATAGCAGTCATCTTGCTGGTCCTCCAGTAGATCAAACTGGTTTCCCCTTCAGGATCTTCCCATGTGTGCTGTTTCCTCTGTCAGAACACGCTTCCCTCAGATCTGTCCAGGACTTGTTGGTCCCTCACCTAATTCAGGGTGCTGCTTGAGAGAGGAGGCCATTGGGGACCATCTTTCCTAAAATGCCCCCGCCTTCCATCACTAATTCTttaccttgctttctttttcttcggGGCACTTTCCCCATTCAGTGAATTTCTGCTCTCTGCACGTGCTTGTTTAGAGCCTGCTGTCCCTGCCTGTAGGTGCCCGAGAGCCAGGATTTTGTCTTTGGGCCCCTAGAAC from Neovison vison isolate M4711 chromosome 6, ASM_NN_V1, whole genome shotgun sequence encodes:
- the GPR62 gene encoding G-protein coupled receptor 62: MANTTGLNTSEVAGSVGLILAAVVEAAALLGNGALLVVVLRTPGLRDALYLVHLCVVDLLAAASIMPLGLLAAPPPGLGRVRLGPAPCRAARFLSAALLPACTLGVAALGLARYRLIVHPLRPGARPPPGLVLTAVWAAAGLLGALSLLGPPPAPPPAPARCSVLAGGLAPFRPLWALLAFALPALLLLGAYSGIFLVARRAALRPPRPARFSRPRSDSLDSRLSILPPLRPRLPGGKAALAPALAVGQFAACWLPYGCACLAPAAQAAVAEAPVTWVAYSAFAAHPFLYGLLQRPVRRALGRLARQALPRSPRACAPRTWHLRALLQHLRGRSESPALGLSEAPEQAPDLPRGESLSMPGAT